A DNA window from Pseudodesulfovibrio thermohalotolerans contains the following coding sequences:
- a CDS encoding sensor histidine kinase: protein MKGDESKTKAELIAELDELRARLDDMRNRGRTPIADELPLFIFELDRTGTFRHVNEYALEVFGYTPEDIRAGLNLTDIIHPDSVKRIYHNLRRALACDEFELEEYPALRKDGSSLPIKIFSQPLKRNGEIVGLHGVAIDMSEIRQVESALRSSECHYRTLFETTGTAMVLLGKSSIIKSCNSQFCIMSGFRREEIEGCMTWMDFMPPEEILRMTGHREIRTEVMPNHPLSDYEFTFLTRGGQPRRIHVFIRDIPGTDDQVCSLIDVTVRNEALRALRKSEERYQLMARGANDGLWDWELSSDEVFYSPRYREILGYTEEEFPNHVSSWLNSLHPDDREMVIAANKECSEGKTEQFQLEFRQIHKDGSVRWILGRGASSKDANGNIYRISGTHSDITQRKQAEDALRESEERFRLMIEHASSGIFQATPEGKFLTVNPALASMLAYDSPEELIANVDNIATDILITPRDRQTFLDEMRAGGELLNHEYHCRRKDGAAIWLAGSTRLVRSADGEIAYLEGFLQDITARKLNERTTHALYAISAAVNTTRNLQDLYQTIHAIIGEVIEAKNFFIAMLDEERDLLRFVYFQDEMDDYFDIPDISDPTRSSLAIHVFRTGVPLFLSMSEPDMEARLASIGVIGTAPATWLGVPLRQGDKVVGTMVVQDYANPRQYTEEAVTFMTAVSEQVALAIERKTIEEALTRLNEELEDKVEQRTTEIETRKAELEEANRRLMTLDEVKSSMVSSVSHELRTPLTSIRGFAKLCAKDFSRHFLPQADSDKLAAKAARIQDNLEIIDTEGERLTRLINDFLDINRIESGKACWNDTLLNPSEVIREAVASAAGGFNASKDVELFTYLPETSRRIHADPDKIKQVLINLLNNAYKFTRKGRVTVALEENDAALTVSVSDTGPGIPTDELDEIFEKFHKSRLGDTVRNGEKGTGLGLAICKEIVEHYGGTIGVQSIEGSGSVFSFSLPSVSEDIRFSAN from the coding sequence ATGAAAGGCGACGAAAGCAAGACCAAGGCAGAGCTCATCGCGGAGCTCGATGAGCTCCGCGCCAGGCTCGACGACATGCGCAACCGGGGCCGCACCCCCATAGCCGACGAACTGCCGCTATTCATCTTCGAACTCGACCGCACAGGCACTTTCCGCCACGTCAACGAATACGCCCTTGAAGTCTTCGGTTACACGCCGGAAGACATCCGGGCCGGGCTCAATCTCACCGACATCATCCATCCGGACTCCGTCAAACGCATCTACCACAACCTCCGCAGGGCCCTGGCCTGCGACGAGTTCGAACTGGAGGAGTACCCGGCCCTGCGCAAGGACGGCTCATCCCTGCCCATCAAGATATTCTCGCAGCCCTTGAAACGAAACGGGGAAATCGTGGGCCTGCACGGCGTGGCCATCGACATGTCCGAAATCCGGCAGGTGGAGAGCGCCCTGCGTTCCAGCGAGTGCCACTACCGCACGCTGTTTGAAACCACCGGCACGGCCATGGTCCTCTTGGGCAAAAGCTCGATCATCAAGAGCTGCAACTCGCAATTCTGCATCATGTCCGGCTTTCGCCGCGAGGAGATCGAAGGGTGCATGACCTGGATGGACTTCATGCCCCCCGAGGAAATCCTACGCATGACCGGGCACAGGGAAATTCGCACCGAGGTGATGCCCAACCACCCGCTCAGCGACTACGAGTTCACCTTCCTCACGCGTGGCGGCCAACCCCGGCGCATCCATGTCTTCATTCGCGACATTCCCGGCACGGACGATCAGGTCTGCTCCCTCATCGACGTCACCGTGCGCAACGAGGCCCTTCGCGCCCTGCGCAAAAGCGAAGAGCGATACCAGCTCATGGCGCGCGGCGCCAACGACGGCCTCTGGGACTGGGAACTGTCCAGCGACGAGGTCTTCTACTCCCCCCGCTATCGCGAGATTCTCGGCTACACCGAGGAGGAATTTCCCAATCACGTAAGCTCCTGGCTGAACAGCCTGCACCCCGATGACCGCGAAATGGTCATTGCGGCCAACAAGGAATGCTCCGAAGGCAAGACCGAACAGTTCCAGTTGGAATTCCGCCAAATTCACAAGGATGGCTCCGTCCGCTGGATACTCGGGCGCGGCGCCAGTTCCAAGGACGCGAACGGCAATATCTACAGGATATCCGGCACGCACTCGGACATCACACAGCGCAAGCAGGCCGAGGACGCCCTGCGCGAAAGCGAGGAACGCTTCCGGCTGATGATCGAGCACGCCAGCAGCGGCATCTTCCAGGCCACGCCCGAAGGGAAATTCCTGACCGTCAACCCGGCCCTCGCCTCCATGCTTGCCTACGACTCGCCCGAAGAGCTCATCGCCAACGTCGACAACATCGCCACGGACATCCTCATCACCCCCCGGGACCGCCAGACCTTTCTGGACGAGATGCGCGCCGGGGGCGAACTGCTGAATCACGAATACCATTGCAGACGCAAGGACGGCGCCGCCATCTGGCTGGCCGGCAGCACGCGGCTGGTCCGCAGTGCGGACGGCGAGATCGCCTATCTCGAAGGTTTTCTGCAGGACATCACGGCACGCAAGCTCAACGAACGCACCACGCACGCCCTCTACGCCATCTCCGCCGCAGTCAACACGACCCGCAATTTGCAGGACCTGTACCAGACCATCCACGCCATCATAGGCGAGGTCATCGAGGCGAAAAATTTCTTCATCGCCATGCTCGACGAAGAGCGGGACCTGCTCCGTTTCGTTTATTTTCAGGATGAGATGGACGACTACTTCGATATCCCCGACATCAGCGACCCGACCCGGAGCAGCCTGGCCATCCACGTCTTCAGGACCGGCGTGCCCCTGTTCCTGTCCATGTCCGAGCCGGACATGGAAGCGCGGCTCGCCTCCATCGGGGTCATCGGCACTGCGCCCGCCACATGGCTGGGCGTGCCGCTCAGACAGGGCGACAAAGTGGTCGGAACCATGGTCGTGCAGGACTACGCCAATCCCAGGCAGTACACCGAGGAGGCCGTGACCTTCATGACCGCCGTGTCCGAACAGGTGGCCCTCGCCATCGAGCGCAAGACCATCGAGGAGGCCCTGACCCGGCTCAACGAGGAGCTTGAGGACAAAGTCGAGCAGCGCACCACCGAAATCGAAACCCGCAAGGCGGAACTCGAAGAGGCCAACCGGCGGCTGATGACCCTCGACGAGGTGAAGTCCTCCATGGTCTCGTCGGTTTCCCACGAGCTGCGCACCCCGCTGACATCGATTCGCGGTTTCGCCAAACTCTGCGCCAAGGACTTCTCCCGGCATTTCCTGCCCCAGGCCGACAGCGACAAGCTGGCCGCCAAGGCCGCGCGCATTCAAGACAACCTTGAAATCATCGACACCGAAGGCGAACGCCTTACCCGGCTGATAAACGATTTTCTGGACATCAACCGCATCGAATCTGGCAAAGCCTGCTGGAACGACACCCTGCTCAACCCCAGTGAGGTGATCCGCGAAGCCGTGGCCTCCGCCGCTGGCGGCTTCAACGCGTCCAAGGACGTGGAGCTGTTCACATACCTGCCCGAGACCTCCCGGCGCATCCACGCCGACCCGGACAAGATCAAGCAAGTGCTCATCAATCTCCTGAACAATGCCTACAAGTTCACCAGAAAAGGCCGCGTCACCGTGGCCTTGGAGGAAAACGACGCTGCCCTGACCGTGTCCGTCAGCGACACCGGCCCAGGCATCCCGACGGACGAGTTGGACGAAATATTCGAAAAGTTCCACAAGTCCCGGCTGGGCGACACGGTCCGCAACGGCGAAAAGGGCACCGGCCTGGGCCTGGCCATCTGCAAGGAGATTGTGGAGCACTACGGCGGCACGATCGGCGTACAGTCCATCGAGGGCAGCGGCAGCGTCTTCTCCTTCTCCCTCCCCTCTGTCTCCGAAGACATCCGGTTCAGTGCCAACTAA
- the infA gene encoding translation initiation factor IF-1 produces the protein MSKEEGIVVQGVVEEALPNAMFRVELENGHTVLAHISGKMRKFRIRVMPGDTVTVELSPYDLTRGRITFRPR, from the coding sequence ATGTCGAAAGAAGAAGGAATCGTCGTCCAGGGCGTCGTCGAGGAAGCCCTGCCCAACGCAATGTTCCGCGTTGAACTTGAAAACGGTCACACCGTGCTCGCCCACATCTCCGGGAAAATGCGTAAGTTCCGCATCCGCGTCATGCCCGGCGACACCGTTACCGTGGAACTTTCCCCCTACGATCTCACTCGGGGCAGAATCACCTTCCGTCCCAGGTAA
- a CDS encoding DEAD/DEAH box helicase — MTNFQELGLSDTILTALKSKGFTAPTPIQALTIPRLLSGSRDIVGRARTGTGKTAAFGLPVLEAAVEGERRVQSLILTPTRELAIQVAEEIDSLKGGKRIRVLPVYGGQAIHLQLKALRHGADVVVGTPGRIMDHLERGSLRIDHLSYFILDEADEMCNMGFVDDVRSILASANEDRRTLMFSATMDRQVMAIASEFMHDFEVLSAEPETADVPLTRQVFHEMANSDRFEALCRVIDARPDFYGLVFVRTRADADKVAERLTLRGYPAEPIHGDLNQNRREQILNGFRARKATILVATDVAARGIDVPDLTHVVNFALPQDPQTFVHRTGRTGRAGKKGVAISLIAPSEFRKLMFIARSSGINIDKEPLPRIEDVIHSKKRKVAAELNAIFEKEGHDDYLAMAGDLLNDKPAEMVVAALLRHAFGEELVKSGYREIKTVGPMGQGRVDMVCALGRAHGMHPKRFVDFITSAAKIKSWSVQHVRVQGERTTFTVPAAEADMVIDRVNSREGSPLVSRAAQKRKPGRNYGGKGAKPGAKPAGKRPFKPRRKPAQGR; from the coding sequence ATGACCAATTTTCAGGAACTCGGGCTGTCCGATACGATTTTGACCGCCCTGAAGTCCAAGGGGTTCACCGCCCCCACTCCCATCCAGGCCCTGACCATCCCGAGGCTGCTTTCCGGCTCCCGGGACATCGTCGGCCGCGCCCGGACCGGCACGGGCAAAACCGCGGCTTTCGGCCTGCCCGTTCTCGAAGCGGCCGTGGAAGGAGAACGCCGCGTCCAGTCGCTCATCCTGACCCCGACCCGCGAGCTGGCCATCCAGGTGGCCGAAGAGATCGACTCCCTCAAGGGAGGCAAACGCATCCGCGTGCTGCCCGTCTACGGCGGCCAGGCCATCCATCTTCAGCTCAAGGCGCTCCGGCACGGAGCCGATGTGGTCGTGGGCACGCCGGGCCGAATCATGGACCACCTTGAGCGCGGTTCCCTGCGCATCGACCACCTGTCCTATTTCATCCTCGATGAGGCCGACGAGATGTGCAACATGGGCTTTGTGGACGACGTCCGGTCCATCCTGGCCTCCGCCAACGAAGACCGGCGCACCCTCATGTTCTCGGCTACCATGGACCGCCAGGTCATGGCCATCGCCTCCGAATTCATGCACGACTTCGAGGTTCTGTCCGCCGAGCCCGAGACCGCCGACGTTCCCCTGACGCGCCAGGTCTTTCACGAAATGGCCAATTCGGACCGATTCGAAGCCCTGTGCAGGGTCATCGACGCCCGTCCGGACTTCTATGGCCTGGTCTTCGTGCGCACCCGCGCCGACGCCGACAAGGTAGCCGAACGCCTCACGCTCCGCGGCTACCCGGCCGAGCCCATCCACGGCGACCTGAACCAGAACCGGCGCGAGCAGATCCTGAACGGCTTCCGTGCCCGCAAGGCGACCATCCTGGTGGCCACGGACGTGGCCGCGCGCGGCATTGACGTGCCCGACCTGACCCACGTGGTCAACTTCGCCCTGCCCCAGGACCCGCAGACCTTTGTTCACCGCACAGGACGCACGGGTCGGGCCGGTAAAAAGGGCGTGGCCATCAGCCTGATAGCTCCGAGCGAATTCCGAAAGCTCATGTTCATCGCCAGAAGCTCCGGCATCAATATCGACAAGGAGCCCCTGCCGCGCATCGAGGACGTAATCCATTCCAAAAAGCGCAAGGTGGCCGCCGAACTGAACGCCATCTTCGAAAAGGAAGGACACGACGACTATCTGGCCATGGCCGGGGACCTGCTCAACGACAAGCCCGCCGAAATGGTGGTGGCCGCCCTGCTGCGCCACGCCTTTGGCGAGGAACTGGTGAAATCCGGCTACCGCGAAATCAAGACCGTCGGCCCCATGGGCCAGGGCCGGGTCGACATGGTCTGCGCGCTGGGCCGGGCACACGGGATGCACCCCAAGCGATTTGTCGACTTCATCACCTCCGCCGCCAAGATCAAATCGTGGTCCGTCCAGCACGTCCGCGTTCAGGGCGAACGGACCACCTTCACCGTCCCGGCCGCCGAGGCCGACATGGTCATCGACCGGGTCAACAGCCGCGAGGGCTCGCCCCTGGTGAGCCGCGCCGCGCAAAAGCGCAAACCCGGCAGAAACTACGGCGGAAAGGGCGCGAAGCCGGGCGCCAAACCGGCCGGAAAGCGGCCCTTCAAACCGCGCCGCAAACCCGCCCAGGGGAGATAG
- a CDS encoding sialidase family protein has product MPSLSDQADRHVVIDRRDGCYLAFPDVIRAADGTLVVAYNEADRHVRPTRRVLVVKTSRDNGRTWSEPVYPDSPRSHSPRIKRFPDGTLIISDSSRFFFKSRDNGRTWRGFEAKGLTHDMHDRLLVSSDGSWLTAGHRHVGGEELAAIRQPPTEQMVLRSTDQGRNWSQLSVLAAERNLVLCEASMTRLPSGRILALLRENSFVFEPMYLTHSDDDGRTWSPLAPTALIGHRPTMGPLDDGRLLVTYRNTGPDWGTCAWVGTPEELASGFRVHGRAVDPANPSFTEKGMRVRNAEGGDSVVRYALRPMTDPRTATMTLEAEVRVDMAGPNGCGVRAGCWWRITPERMIPDAAPETAVPLNRGRFNRLRFEYANGKVSVWVDGERRAEIEVAPDHAETRPVMFGAPYPFEDNAADCTWKQISLNILEPAYDRVYAWNWTAADGLPDAWARDRILELRNDRHAAAPDFGYSGWTRMADGDFFCAYHHGGADEPGYEPLKTAHVAGTRFSLEDFKRR; this is encoded by the coding sequence GTGCCGAGCCTCTCGGACCAAGCCGACCGCCATGTGGTCATTGACCGCAGGGACGGCTGCTACCTCGCCTTTCCGGATGTGATCCGCGCCGCGGACGGCACCCTCGTGGTCGCCTACAACGAGGCCGACCGGCACGTGCGACCCACCCGCCGCGTCCTTGTGGTGAAAACCAGCCGCGACAACGGGCGGACATGGTCCGAGCCGGTCTACCCGGACTCTCCGCGCAGCCACAGCCCACGTATAAAACGCTTCCCGGACGGCACCCTCATCATTTCCGACAGCTCGCGGTTCTTTTTCAAAAGCCGCGACAACGGCCGCACCTGGCGCGGCTTCGAAGCCAAGGGGCTGACTCACGACATGCACGACCGGCTTCTGGTCTCCAGCGACGGAAGCTGGCTGACCGCCGGGCACCGGCATGTTGGCGGCGAGGAACTCGCCGCCATCAGGCAGCCCCCGACCGAACAGATGGTGCTCCGCTCAACGGACCAGGGCCGCAACTGGTCGCAACTGTCGGTGCTGGCCGCAGAGCGCAACCTGGTCCTGTGCGAAGCGTCCATGACCCGACTCCCCTCGGGCCGCATCCTGGCCCTGTTGCGCGAAAACAGCTTCGTGTTCGAACCCATGTACCTGACGCATAGCGACGACGACGGGCGGACCTGGTCGCCTCTCGCGCCCACAGCTCTCATCGGCCACCGGCCGACCATGGGCCCCCTCGACGACGGGCGGCTGCTCGTCACCTACCGCAACACCGGCCCGGACTGGGGAACCTGCGCCTGGGTCGGCACGCCGGAAGAGCTTGCCTCGGGATTCCGGGTCCACGGGCGCGCCGTCGATCCGGCCAATCCGTCGTTCACCGAAAAGGGAATGCGCGTACGCAACGCCGAGGGCGGCGACTCCGTGGTCCGCTACGCCCTGCGCCCCATGACCGACCCGCGCACGGCGACCATGACCCTGGAGGCAGAAGTCAGAGTGGACATGGCCGGGCCCAACGGCTGCGGCGTCCGCGCGGGCTGCTGGTGGCGCATCACGCCCGAACGCATGATCCCGGACGCGGCCCCGGAAACCGCCGTGCCTCTGAATCGCGGACGATTCAACAGGCTTCGCTTCGAATACGCGAACGGAAAAGTCTCGGTCTGGGTCGACGGCGAACGCCGGGCCGAAATCGAGGTTGCCCCCGACCACGCCGAAACCCGGCCCGTCATGTTCGGCGCGCCCTATCCCTTCGAGGACAACGCGGCGGACTGCACGTGGAAGCAAATTTCCCTGAACATCCTTGAACCCGCGTATGACCGCGTGTATGCTTGGAACTGGACCGCTGCGGACGGATTGCCGGACGCCTGGGCGCGTGACCGCATACTGGAACTGCGCAACGACCGGCACGCGGCGGCGCCGGATTTCGGCTATTCCGGGTGGACGCGCATGGCGGACGGCGATTTCTTCTGCGCATACCACCACGGAGGAGCCGACGAGCCCGGCTACGAGCCGCTCAAAACCGCACACGTGGCCGGAACCCGGTTTTCCCTTGAAGACTTCAAAAGAAGGTGA
- a CDS encoding RNA recognition motif domain-containing protein, protein MAKNIYVGNLPWSATEEDVRAAFETFGEVISVKLINDRETGRPRGFGFVEMEDQGALAAIESLDGSDFGGRNLKVNEARPRPERPRW, encoded by the coding sequence ATGGCTAAGAATATCTATGTGGGCAACCTGCCCTGGAGCGCCACGGAAGAGGATGTACGCGCTGCGTTCGAGACCTTTGGAGAGGTCATTTCCGTCAAATTGATCAACGATCGCGAGACCGGCCGCCCCCGCGGCTTCGGCTTCGTGGAAATGGAAGACCAGGGCGCCCTCGCCGCCATCGAGAGCCTGGACGGCTCCGATTTCGGAGGCCGCAACCTCAAAGTCAACGAAGCCCGTCCCCGTCCCGAGCGCCCGCGCTGGTAG